The Marinomonas sp. CT5 genome contains the following window.
TGAAAAAACACGACAAACGATAGGTAAGATTCAACAACCGCAGGACTTGATACATCATCAATGCTTGGGCTATAAAAACTTTGAACGCCACACCTGGCATCTTTCCAAAGGTGATCAGTTTGAATCGATTAGCGTAGATTGTCGTTTAAGTATTAACGAAGCCACAGCGCTCTTACATGCTACATTGAATGGCATGGGGGTTTGTCTACAACCCACTTATTTAGCGAATCGCTACATCAAGGATGGCCGTTTGTGCCACGTCTTATCTGACTGGAAACCCAAAGATCTCACCATCTACGCACTTTATTCGTCTCGAAAACACCTATCGCCTAACGTCCGTGCCTTGATTGATCATTTAGAAAGCTACTTTGCCGAGCATCTTTGGTGATGAATCATAAAGAAAGGATTCCGCATTAAGTATTGTAAGGGTAAACTGACAATTCAAGATGACAACAATAAGTGAAGAAGGAACTTTAGAACGCAATGACAACGACCCAATCAAACTTTGCATTTCTCAAAGGTCATAACGATTTCCTTTTTTCTATTGCCCAAGCTGCCGAGAAAAACTACCCAGACGATCCAAATACCACTTTGGTGAAGCTGAGAATTTTTGGTGAATATGTTGCTAATCATCTTGGCAAACTACTGAATATCGAACCGCAAGATAAGCAGTATGAATTACTTGATGAAATCAGTAAAAAAACCAATGTCGATCAAACTATTCTGGATGTGTTTCATAAACTGCGCCGAATAGGCAACCAAGCGGTTCATCAATATCATAACGACCTAAACGATGCGGAAATGTGCCTGCGCTTAGCGTTTCGCTTGGCGGTTTGGTATTACCGACTGATTAGCAAAGACAAAGATTTCCCTGCACCGCTTTTTCAACTGCCCAGCAAACAAAGTCAGCAAGATAAACAAGCTTACCAAGAAGAATTGGCTACGCTAAAATTGGCGCTTGTTGCTGCCGAACAAGCGGCCAAACAAAACGAGCATAAAAGCCAAGTCGAGATTGAAGCACAGCACATCGAACTGACCGAGCTAAAAGGCCGTTTGTCTGTCTTTGAAAGCCAACAGCAAGAAACCCAAGCGCAAAGTGAAGCACGCATTGCTGCTCTGGAAGCTCAGTTAAAAGCGAAAGACACTGAATTAGCCAAGTTGAGCGAGGCTGATCGCAACGCTTTCCATAAGGTTGTCCTTACGCAAGCCAACCAAAACAAACTTGGCCTTAGCGAGAAAGAAACCCGCTATTTAATTGACGAGCAATTGCGTCTCGCGGGTTGGGAAGCAGACACGCAAAACCTAAAATATAGTAATGGCACATATCCAGATATTGGCCGCAATATGGCGATTGCAGAATGGCCAACAGGAAAGGACGAAACGGGCAAGGTGGGCTTTGCGGATTATGTCTTGTTTGTCGGTTTAAGACCAATTGGCGTCGTGGAAGCCAAGCGCTACAACCAAGATGTGGCCGACAAACTCAACGAAGCCTACCGCTACAGCCAAACCTTTGATTTGCTGGCATATCATGATGAACTTGCAAAACGTGCAGCCAACGATGACGAGATGATGGCGCACGTCAGCGAGCTCAAAATCAATCAATACAATGCCAATGGCTTTAACATTCCCTTTTGCTTCTCTGCTAATGGTCGTGGTTACAGCGCCGCGGTAAAAAGCAAATGCGGGATTTGGTATCGTGATACAAGGCTTGCTAGCAACCAGCCAGACGCATTAACTCAATGGTTCCAGCCAGCAGAATTGCTCAGCAAATTGGCGCAAAACATAGGCAAATTGAACAACTGGTTTGCCACCCATGAGGATATGAGCGAGCTGGGCTTGCGTTACTATCAAGAAGACGCCGTGCGTACGGTAGAAAACGCCGTTGTATCAGGCAAACGTAGTGCCTTACTTGCCATGGCAACCGGCACAGGTAAAACCCGCACCGCCATAGCCATCATGTATCGTATGATCCAATCGCAACGTTTTAAACGAGTTTTGTTCTTGGTGGATCGTCGTTCCTTGGGCAATCAAGCGGTTGCCTCGTTTGATGACACGCGTATTAACGAGCGGACTTTCAACAGCATTTTCAATATTAAAGGCCTGACAGATCGCTTCCCAGAAGACAGCACCAAAATCCATGTGGCCACGGTGCAATCCCTAGTGAAACGCGTACTGCAAAACGACGAATTTATCCCCGTTGGTTTGTACGATGCCATCATCATAGACGAAGCCCACCGAGGTTATATTCTTGATAAAGAACAAACCGAAGGCGAACTAGCGTTTCGTGATCAGCGCGACTATATCTCGGCCTATCGTCGCGTAATTGACCAATTTGATGCATTCAAACTGGCGCTCACCGCTACGCCAGCCTTGCACACCAGCGAGATTTTTGGTCGTCCGATTTATAATTATTCCTATCGTACCGCCGTGATCGATGGCTATTTGAACGACTATCAGCCGCCGATCAAAATCAACACCGAACTCAACACCAAAGGTATTACGATTGCCAAAGGTGAGCAGGTGGCGCGACTCGCAGTGAATGGTGATTTACAACTGGATGAGCTAGAAGACGAACAAAACTTCGAAGTGGATCATTTCAACAAACAAATCATCGCGTCGAATTTTACCAAGGCCATTTGCCAAGAGCTGACCAACTGGCTTGACCCAAACAGCCAACAGAAAACCTTGATCTTCTGTGTCAACAACGAGCACGCGGATGCTGTGGTGGATGCGTTAAGAGACGCTTTCCAGCAATCGGGCAAGCCGAAATACGCCAACCTACCACACAATGCCATTATCAAAATTACCGGTAATTCAGACAAAGATGCCAACAAGGTGCAAAGTCTGATTACTCGCTTTGAAAAAGATCGCTTGCCGAATATCGTTGTCACCGTGGATCTTTTAACCACAGGTATCGATATTCCCAGCATTTGTAATTTGGTGTTTTTACGCAAAGTTCGTAGCCGTATCTTGTACGAGCAAATGAAAGGCCGTGCTACACGTTTGTGTCCCGATATTGGTAAAACCAATTTCCGTATTTTTGATGCGGTGGATTTATACAAAACCCTAGAAGACGTCGATACCATGCAAGCGGTCGTCGTGCGTCCAAACGTCAGCTTATCAACCTTGGTAACAGAAATCAGTGATGACAAAACCTACGATGTGATGGAAAGCAATGGACAATCCTTTGCCGATAACAGTCACGAACAGTTGGTGTCCAAACTACAGCGGGTAATTACCCAAGCCAACTACCAAAAGCTGCGTAGCCGAGAAGTGGAACAACAGACCCAAAAGCTCGACGAGCGTTTGAAAAACGTTACCCGTTGCTCTTTTGCCGAACTGGGTAAAACCTTAAAAAGCCAAGGGGCGCGCATGTCGGCTCAGTACTTTGCCGAGTTGCCGAACTTGGTAGAGCAAATTGAAGACTTAAAACGCACTTTGAACAGTTTGCGAGATCGACCCATCTTTACCGACATAGAAGACAGAGTGATTGGCGTGGAAACGCTATACGGTGACTATAACCAGCCAGACGATTTCCTTGATGCTTTTGATCAACTCGTCAAAGACAATGTGAACCAACTGGCGGCGCTGGATGCCGTGGTCAATCGGCCGCGAGATCTCACCCGAAAAGGACTGGTGGAATTACAAGAATGGTTCGATGCCAAGCACTTCGATGAATCCGCTTTGCAAACCGCATGGAAACAGAAAACCAACCAAGACATTGCCGCTAAGTTAGTCGGGCACATTCGTCGTGCTAGCATGAAAAACCCGCAGCTTTTGCCTTTTGATGTGCGAGTGGATCACGCCCTAGACAAGATAAAAAGCGAAAACGACTGGAACCCAGTGCAAATCAAATGGCTGGATCGCCTTGCCAGCTCCATTAAAGACAAGGTCGTATTGGATGACGATGTTTATAAAATCGGCAATTACCGACGGGACGGTGGCAAACGCAAACTGCAAGAAGCTTTGAACAACGAACTGGACGAGATTCTGCAAAAATTTAACGAGTACATCTGGGACGAACTGGCTTAGGTCGGTATCATAGTGCCCATTCGAACATCTATTAATAACACGCTTGGCTGGTTCAAGTGTGTTTCCTTTCCTAAAGAGATTTTTTATGAATAACAACGAGCTGGTCGCCAAACTCTGGAAGCTGTGCGACAACCTACGCGATGGTGGTGTGTCCTACCAAAACTATGTGAACGAACTGGCTTCTTTGCTGTTTTTAAAAATGTGCGAACAAACTGGCCAAGAAGAAGATCTCTTGCCAGAAGGTTACCGTTGGAAGGATCTAACCAGCAAAATTGGCATAGAGCAGCACAGCTTTTACAAAACCTTATTAAACAAGTTGGATGGTGATCATCATGCCATAGTGCAAGCCATATTTCTTAACGCCACGACCACTATCACTCAGCCGGCCCAATTGACTGAACTCATCACCAATATGGACAAGCTCGATTGGTACGACACCGATGGCACAGGCAAAGGCCGTGATGATTTTGGTGACATGTACGAAGGCTTGTTACAGAAAAACGCCAACGAAACCAAATCCGGCGCGGGGCAGTACTTTACGCCTCGTCCTTTGATCAGCGCCATTGTTGAGCTGATGAAGCCGCAACCGCGCGAGATTATCCAAGATCCAGCGGCAGGCACAGCAGGCTTCTTGATCGAAGCCGATAAATACATCAAAGCCCACAGCAATAACCTTGAAGACTTGCCCGACGACATACAGACATTCCAAATGGAGCGCGCTTTTATCGGTCTAGAGCTGGTGCCTGAGACGCGCCGTTTGGCCTTGATGAACTGTTTATTGCACGACATCGAAGGCGACAGCGAACACGGTGCGATTCGTTTGGGTAACACCTTGGGTGCCGATGGCGAGAGCATTCCCAAAGCCAATCTTGTGTTATCTAACCCGCCGTTTGGCAGCGCGTCCAGCAGCAATATCACCCGTAAATTTATTCACCCAACGGGCAATAAGCAGCTGTGCTTTATACAACACATTATCGAAACGCTGGAACCTGGTGGCCGCGCGGCGGTGGTAATTCCCGATAACGTGTTGTTTGAAGGCGGCAAGGGCACGGACATCCGCCGCGACCTAATGAACAAGTGTAACCTACATACCATTCTGCGCTTGCCAACGGGCATCTTCTACGCCGCTGGGGTGAAAACCAACGTGCTCTTTTTCCAAAAAGGCACCCCAGACAACCCACAGCAAGACATGGATTGCACGCAAGAAACTTGGGTCTACGATATGCGCACCAATATGCAAACCTTTGGGAAACGCCGCATGTTAACCGACGCCCATTTTGATGCTTTTATCGCTGCCTATGGGGACGACGCCAACGGCCAATCGCTACGGGAAGAGGGCGTCTATCAGCAAATGGGCGAAATCGACGGTCTTTCTACCGAAGAAGGTGAGGATACTGCCCGCTGGCGCAGATTTAGCCGCGACTATATTCGCGAGCAAAAAGGCGACAGCCTAGATATAGCTTGGTTAAAAGACCTAGAAGCTAGCAACTCTGAAAACCTGCCCGAGCCAGACATACTGGCTGGCGAAGCCATGGCGGAACTGACCGAAGCCATGAGCGAGCTGTATCGACTGATGCAAGCCCTTGGTGCCGACGATGAAGCCGAAGCGCAAAAGCAACTGCTAGAACAAGCCTTTGGACTGGAAGAAAAAGCCGTCGAAGGGAATCCAGAGCAAGGCAATAAAAAAGGCCAAAGTGAGCTATTTGGAGGCCAAGCGTGAGCGAATTGCCGAAAGGGTGGGTTGAAGAAAAGATTGAAGTAGTTAATGAGTATAAGGCTCAGACACTAAATCCTTTAAAGTTCCCAGACGAAATGTTTGAGCTTTTTAGTGTGCCTATTTTCCCAACAGGTAGAGCTGAATTTATTTTAGGGAAAGATATAGGATCAACTAAGCAAGTAGTAAGAGAAGGTGATGTTCTGTTATGTAAAATCAACCCCAGAATTAATAGAGTATGGGTAGTTACAGAGAGCAAGGGGCATCGTCAAATAGCATCATCTGAGTGGATTGTTTTTCGATCAAACTTGCAAAATGGCCATTTCATAAGATACTTCTTTACCTCTGAAAGATTTCGAACTTTATTATGCTCAGATATAAGTGGCGTTGGCGGCTCTTTGACTAGAGCTAAGCCGAAATTAGTTTCTAAATACCATCTTGTACTAGCTCCCCTAGCCGAACAAAAACGCATCGTCGAAAAACTCGATCAAGTCTTGGCGCAGGTGGACACCATCAAAGCTCGCCTCGACGGCATCCCTGCCATCCTCAAACGCTTCCGCCAATCCGTCCTCGCCGCCGCAGTGAGTGGGAAATTGACTGAGGAGTGGAGGGGGATGAATGTATTAGCTTTTGCTTCTCTATCAATTAACGAGTTTCGTGGAAAAGCATTGAGTACTTTGCCTAATAGCTGGAGCTGGAAAAAATTTGGTGAGGTTGTGGAGATAGCCTCTAATTTAGTCAATCCACTAGAAACTCCTAATGATATTCATATTGCACCGAATCATATAGAGCCTAGAACAGGGAAGTTGTT
Protein-coding sequences here:
- the hsdR gene encoding type I restriction-modification system endonuclease — its product is MTTTQSNFAFLKGHNDFLFSIAQAAEKNYPDDPNTTLVKLRIFGEYVANHLGKLLNIEPQDKQYELLDEISKKTNVDQTILDVFHKLRRIGNQAVHQYHNDLNDAEMCLRLAFRLAVWYYRLISKDKDFPAPLFQLPSKQSQQDKQAYQEELATLKLALVAAEQAAKQNEHKSQVEIEAQHIELTELKGRLSVFESQQQETQAQSEARIAALEAQLKAKDTELAKLSEADRNAFHKVVLTQANQNKLGLSEKETRYLIDEQLRLAGWEADTQNLKYSNGTYPDIGRNMAIAEWPTGKDETGKVGFADYVLFVGLRPIGVVEAKRYNQDVADKLNEAYRYSQTFDLLAYHDELAKRAANDDEMMAHVSELKINQYNANGFNIPFCFSANGRGYSAAVKSKCGIWYRDTRLASNQPDALTQWFQPAELLSKLAQNIGKLNNWFATHEDMSELGLRYYQEDAVRTVENAVVSGKRSALLAMATGTGKTRTAIAIMYRMIQSQRFKRVLFLVDRRSLGNQAVASFDDTRINERTFNSIFNIKGLTDRFPEDSTKIHVATVQSLVKRVLQNDEFIPVGLYDAIIIDEAHRGYILDKEQTEGELAFRDQRDYISAYRRVIDQFDAFKLALTATPALHTSEIFGRPIYNYSYRTAVIDGYLNDYQPPIKINTELNTKGITIAKGEQVARLAVNGDLQLDELEDEQNFEVDHFNKQIIASNFTKAICQELTNWLDPNSQQKTLIFCVNNEHADAVVDALRDAFQQSGKPKYANLPHNAIIKITGNSDKDANKVQSLITRFEKDRLPNIVVTVDLLTTGIDIPSICNLVFLRKVRSRILYEQMKGRATRLCPDIGKTNFRIFDAVDLYKTLEDVDTMQAVVVRPNVSLSTLVTEISDDKTYDVMESNGQSFADNSHEQLVSKLQRVITQANYQKLRSREVEQQTQKLDERLKNVTRCSFAELGKTLKSQGARMSAQYFAELPNLVEQIEDLKRTLNSLRDRPIFTDIEDRVIGVETLYGDYNQPDDFLDAFDQLVKDNVNQLAALDAVVNRPRDLTRKGLVELQEWFDAKHFDESALQTAWKQKTNQDIAAKLVGHIRRASMKNPQLLPFDVRVDHALDKIKSENDWNPVQIKWLDRLASSIKDKVVLDDDVYKIGNYRRDGGKRKLQEALNNELDEILQKFNEYIWDELA
- a CDS encoding N-6 DNA methylase gives rise to the protein MNNNELVAKLWKLCDNLRDGGVSYQNYVNELASLLFLKMCEQTGQEEDLLPEGYRWKDLTSKIGIEQHSFYKTLLNKLDGDHHAIVQAIFLNATTTITQPAQLTELITNMDKLDWYDTDGTGKGRDDFGDMYEGLLQKNANETKSGAGQYFTPRPLISAIVELMKPQPREIIQDPAAGTAGFLIEADKYIKAHSNNLEDLPDDIQTFQMERAFIGLELVPETRRLALMNCLLHDIEGDSEHGAIRLGNTLGADGESIPKANLVLSNPPFGSASSSNITRKFIHPTGNKQLCFIQHIIETLEPGGRAAVVIPDNVLFEGGKGTDIRRDLMNKCNLHTILRLPTGIFYAAGVKTNVLFFQKGTPDNPQQDMDCTQETWVYDMRTNMQTFGKRRMLTDAHFDAFIAAYGDDANGQSLREEGVYQQMGEIDGLSTEEGEDTARWRRFSRDYIREQKGDSLDIAWLKDLEASNSENLPEPDILAGEAMAELTEAMSELYRLMQALGADDEAEAQKQLLEQAFGLEEKAVEGNPEQGNKKGQSELFGGQA
- a CDS encoding restriction endonuclease subunit S, with the translated sequence MSELPKGWVEEKIEVVNEYKAQTLNPLKFPDEMFELFSVPIFPTGRAEFILGKDIGSTKQVVREGDVLLCKINPRINRVWVVTESKGHRQIASSEWIVFRSNLQNGHFIRYFFTSERFRTLLCSDISGVGGSLTRAKPKLVSKYHLVLAPLAEQKRIVEKLDQVLAQVDTIKARLDGIPAILKRFRQSVLAAAVSGKLTEEWRGMNVLAFASLSINEFRGKALSTLPNSWSWKKFGEVVEIASNLVNPLETPNDIHIAPNHIEPRTGKLLEFKTVEEDAVKSSKHRFYSGQILYSKIRPYLCKAALVHFSGLCSADMYPLNTELEKKYLLNWLLSEQFTFWAANANSRTVLPKINKKQLSEIPVPVPSQEEQTEIVRLVDQYFAFADTIEKQVQKAQQRVDKLTQSILAKAFRGELVPQDPSDEPADQLLKRIAAARAESEALAKAAKKVGKKK